A region from the Saccharomonospora azurea NA-128 genome encodes:
- a CDS encoding PAC2 family protein translates to MSTPFDETTQERSAPKPVMVLAFEGWNDAGDAATTAVEHLQLNWDAKPLAEIDPDTYYDFQVNRPTVRLVDGVTRRVEWPTTRLAVCRPEGYDRDIVLVHGPEPNMRWRAFCEELLAHVDRLEVSSVVTLGALLADTAHTRPVPVSGTAYDADAAARFGLERSRYEGPTGIVGVFQDACVQAGVPAVSVWAAVPHYVSHPPSPKATLALLRKLEDVLDVRIPLGALPEQAEEWQQTVTEMTDEDDEVSEYVRSLEERGDAELVLDENSGDKLAAEFERYLRRHGRGGTAGDGGSSGPPGR, encoded by the coding sequence GTGAGCACGCCCTTCGACGAGACGACACAGGAGCGGTCCGCCCCGAAGCCGGTGATGGTGCTGGCTTTCGAGGGCTGGAACGATGCCGGTGACGCGGCCACCACCGCTGTCGAGCACCTGCAGCTGAACTGGGACGCCAAGCCGCTGGCGGAGATCGACCCGGACACCTACTACGACTTCCAGGTCAACCGCCCCACCGTGCGCCTGGTGGACGGCGTCACGAGACGCGTCGAATGGCCGACGACCCGGCTCGCGGTGTGTCGGCCGGAGGGCTACGACCGCGACATCGTTCTGGTGCACGGCCCCGAACCGAACATGCGGTGGCGAGCGTTCTGCGAGGAGCTGCTCGCCCACGTCGACCGGCTGGAGGTGTCCAGCGTCGTCACTCTCGGTGCACTCCTGGCCGACACAGCGCACACCCGCCCCGTCCCGGTCAGCGGCACCGCGTATGACGCCGACGCGGCGGCTCGGTTCGGTCTGGAGCGCAGCCGCTACGAGGGCCCCACGGGCATCGTCGGGGTGTTCCAGGACGCGTGTGTCCAGGCTGGGGTGCCCGCCGTCTCCGTCTGGGCGGCCGTCCCGCACTACGTGTCGCATCCGCCGTCGCCCAAGGCCACCCTGGCCCTGTTGCGGAAGCTGGAGGACGTCCTCGACGTCCGCATCCCCCTGGGCGCGCTGCCCGAGCAGGCCGAGGAGTGGCAGCAGACGGTCACGGAGATGACCGACGAGGACGACGAGGTGAGCGAGTACGTGCGCAGCCTGGAGGAGCGGGGCGACGCCGAACTCGTGCTCGACGAGAACAGCGGCGACAAGCTCGCCGCCGAGTTCGAACGCTACCTGCGCAGACACGGCCGCGGCGGCACCGCGGGAGACGGCGGCTCCTCGGGCCCGCCCGGCCGCTGA
- a CDS encoding TetR/AcrR family transcriptional regulator, giving the protein MGHRQDLLAAARRLLRTKGYARVTARDLVAESGTNLASIGYHFGSKEGLLNEAIGEAVEAWTEALARIAMADPAASTADRGFSAWAAMLDGLPAHRELTVSYLEALAQAERDPALREQFARHYRRCRARVADLVARSLGDGSTPDDPRVKAVAGFVVAVCDGLAIQWVLDPEEAPTGEELREGVTRVWEPVHHAER; this is encoded by the coding sequence GTGGGCCATCGGCAGGATCTGCTCGCCGCCGCGCGGCGACTGCTGCGCACGAAGGGCTATGCGCGCGTCACGGCTCGCGACCTCGTGGCCGAGTCGGGCACCAACCTGGCCTCCATCGGATACCACTTCGGCTCGAAGGAAGGCCTGCTCAACGAGGCCATCGGTGAGGCCGTCGAGGCGTGGACCGAGGCGCTGGCCCGCATCGCGATGGCCGACCCCGCCGCGTCGACGGCGGACCGCGGGTTCTCGGCGTGGGCCGCGATGCTCGACGGGCTTCCCGCTCACCGCGAGCTCACGGTGTCGTACCTGGAGGCGCTGGCGCAGGCCGAGCGCGATCCCGCGTTGCGGGAGCAGTTCGCGCGGCACTACCGGCGGTGCCGCGCGAGGGTCGCCGACCTGGTCGCGCGCTCGCTCGGCGACGGCAGCACCCCCGACGACCCGCGGGTGAAGGCGGTGGCCGGTTTCGTCGTCGCCGTGTGCGACGGCCTCGCGATCCAGTGGGTGCTCGACCCGGAGGAGGCTCCCACCGGCGAGGAGCTTCGCGAGGGTGTGACGCGGGTCTGGGAGCCTGTCCACCACGCGGAACGGTGA
- a CDS encoding metallophosphoesterase family protein encodes MPNLYATSDLHVTHQGNEPFVDQITPESPDDWLIVAGDVGERMGTVVDTLARLRERFATVVWVPGNHELWTTAQDPDQHRGEQRYRELVRRCREIDVCTPEDTFPVWPHAERPLTVAPLFVLYDYSWRAAPAEGVSVAEALRQAREAGVVCTDEFLLHHDPYPNRQEWCARRLEYSEKRLAEIPQDHGTVLVSHWPLHRHPTEPLIYPEFVLWCGTRETERWHVQYRAELAVYGHLHIPRTTTVDGVRFEEVSLGYPREWRRRARGPVPVRRLL; translated from the coding sequence GTGCCCAACTTGTACGCGACCAGCGATCTGCACGTCACGCACCAGGGGAACGAACCCTTCGTGGACCAGATCACCCCGGAGAGCCCCGACGACTGGCTGATCGTCGCCGGCGACGTGGGTGAGCGGATGGGAACGGTCGTCGACACCCTCGCCAGGCTGCGGGAGCGGTTCGCCACGGTGGTGTGGGTGCCCGGCAACCACGAGCTGTGGACCACCGCGCAGGATCCCGACCAGCATCGCGGGGAGCAGCGGTACCGGGAACTGGTGCGACGCTGCCGCGAGATCGACGTGTGCACCCCCGAGGACACCTTCCCCGTGTGGCCGCACGCCGAGCGGCCGCTGACCGTCGCGCCGCTGTTCGTGCTCTACGACTACAGCTGGCGTGCCGCTCCCGCCGAGGGTGTCTCCGTCGCCGAGGCGCTACGACAGGCGCGCGAAGCCGGTGTCGTCTGCACCGACGAGTTCCTGCTCCACCACGACCCGTATCCGAACCGGCAGGAGTGGTGCGCGCGACGGCTGGAGTACAGCGAGAAGCGGCTGGCCGAGATCCCGCAGGACCACGGCACCGTGCTGGTCTCGCACTGGCCGCTGCACCGGCACCCCACCGAGCCGCTCATCTACCCCGAGTTCGTGCTCTGGTGCGGCACCCGGGAGACGGAGCGCTGGCACGTGCAGTACCGCGCCGAGCTCGCTGTCTACGGGCACCTCCACATCCCGCGCACCACGACGGTCGACGGGGTCCGCTTCGAAGAGGTCTCCCTCGGCTATCCGAGGGAATGGCGTCGTCGTGCGCGGGGCCCGGTGCCGGTGCGGCGCCTGCTGTGA
- a CDS encoding class I SAM-dependent DNA methyltransferase: protein MENERLPGENAGSRSRKRHFDVRLPEQVKRIDQDTEYCSVLLDGEWQKIRFHDYDRIFAIPGLYEQLFHDILDCRSPDVVGKLLKEELQRDNVSPSSLRVLDLGAGNGLVGAQMRTVGAGYLVGVDIIPEARDAALRDRPEVYDDYHVLDMTDLTEQDRATLARHRFTALSCVAALGYGDIPPEAFRTAYNFVADGGWISFTIKDRFLSEGDTSGFARLIERAKETGLLDVRMSERYRHRLNVRGEPLHYVAVVGRKQADMPADLLS, encoded by the coding sequence ATGGAGAACGAGAGGCTTCCGGGCGAAAATGCCGGCTCGCGGTCCCGGAAAAGGCATTTCGACGTGCGGTTACCCGAGCAGGTCAAGCGCATCGACCAGGACACGGAGTACTGCTCCGTCCTGCTGGACGGCGAGTGGCAGAAGATCCGTTTCCACGATTACGATCGGATCTTCGCCATTCCCGGACTGTACGAACAGCTATTCCACGACATTCTCGACTGCCGTTCCCCGGACGTCGTGGGCAAGCTGCTGAAAGAGGAACTCCAGCGCGACAATGTGAGTCCTTCGTCACTTCGAGTACTCGACCTCGGCGCGGGCAACGGACTCGTGGGCGCGCAGATGCGCACCGTGGGTGCCGGATATCTCGTCGGCGTGGACATCATCCCGGAGGCCCGGGACGCGGCACTGCGCGACCGGCCGGAGGTCTACGACGACTACCACGTGCTCGACATGACCGACCTGACGGAGCAGGACCGGGCCACGCTGGCGCGGCACCGGTTCACCGCGTTGTCGTGCGTGGCGGCACTCGGGTACGGCGACATCCCGCCCGAGGCCTTCCGCACCGCCTACAACTTCGTCGCCGACGGCGGATGGATCTCCTTCACCATCAAGGACCGCTTCCTCTCGGAGGGAGACACCTCCGGGTTCGCCCGGCTCATCGAGCGGGCCAAGGAGACCGGCCTCCTCGACGTGCGGATGTCGGAGCGCTACCGGCACCGGCTCAACGTCCGTGGTGAGCCACTCCACTACGTCGCCGTGGTGGGCAGGAAGCAGGCCGACATGCCCGCCGACCTGCTGTCCTGA
- a CDS encoding cytochrome P450 — translation MATDITQPVVRLDDLTATHEPPGSRLPVLAQTALFGLFRQHWLPRLRRRYGDVVRLRIYPGRSVVLLSDVEHIRGVFAGPATVFHAGEGNVILKPAMGEHSVLLTDEDVHLRARKLLMPAFNGASLRGYRSMIADLAEAEVRRWPANHAFSSHARMQALTLEVILRVVFGVAEGPRLDELRHLLARIVDVGPVELIGWSNPGLQRTGPWKRYALAQRRVDRLLYAEIAERRRATDLDRRRDVLSRLLSVSANSDEAALTDAELRDQLITLLLAGHETTATALAWTLHELARDPEELAKATRAADDGDEKYLEAVVKEALRLHPVISEVARRLTRDIQIGDVRIPAGHTVMPAMALVHADTEHHPEPGRFRPDRFLDGGPAPGTWFPFGGGVRRCLGAGFSQLESVVMLRAILAHHRIAPDRALPERTKVRNITMVPARGARIVATPRVDHSL, via the coding sequence ATGGCGACCGACATCACACAGCCTGTCGTGCGGCTCGACGACCTCACCGCGACCCACGAGCCTCCCGGCTCCCGCCTGCCGGTGCTCGCCCAGACCGCGCTGTTCGGGTTGTTCCGCCAACACTGGCTCCCCCGGCTGCGGCGCCGCTACGGCGACGTCGTGCGGCTGCGCATCTATCCCGGCCGGTCCGTCGTCCTCCTCTCCGACGTCGAGCACATCCGCGGCGTCTTCGCCGGGCCCGCCACCGTGTTCCACGCCGGTGAGGGCAACGTGATCCTCAAGCCCGCGATGGGCGAACACTCCGTCCTGCTCACCGACGAGGACGTGCACCTGCGCGCCCGCAAGCTGCTCATGCCCGCCTTCAACGGCGCCTCGCTGCGCGGCTACCGCTCCATGATCGCCGACCTGGCGGAGGCGGAGGTGCGGCGCTGGCCGGCGAACCACGCGTTCTCCTCCCACGCGCGCATGCAGGCACTCACCCTGGAGGTCATCCTGCGCGTCGTGTTCGGCGTGGCCGAGGGACCGCGGCTCGACGAACTGCGTCACCTGCTCGCCAGGATCGTCGACGTCGGACCGGTCGAGTTGATCGGCTGGTCCAATCCCGGCCTGCAGCGCACGGGACCGTGGAAGCGTTACGCGCTCGCGCAACGCCGCGTCGACCGCCTGCTGTACGCCGAGATCGCCGAGCGCAGGAGGGCCACCGACCTCGACCGGCGTCGCGACGTGCTCTCCCGGCTCCTCTCCGTCTCCGCGAACTCCGACGAGGCTGCGCTGACCGACGCCGAGCTGCGCGACCAGCTGATCACCCTGCTCCTCGCCGGGCACGAGACCACCGCCACCGCCCTCGCCTGGACCCTGCACGAGCTCGCCCGCGACCCCGAGGAACTCGCGAAGGCGACCCGCGCGGCCGACGACGGCGACGAGAAGTACCTCGAAGCCGTGGTGAAGGAGGCCCTGCGCCTGCACCCGGTGATCTCGGAGGTGGCGCGCCGGCTCACGCGCGACATCCAGATCGGCGACGTGCGCATTCCGGCGGGCCACACGGTGATGCCGGCGATGGCTCTCGTGCACGCCGACACCGAGCACCACCCCGAGCCGGGGCGGTTCCGCCCGGACCGGTTCCTCGACGGCGGCCCCGCGCCGGGGACGTGGTTCCCCTTCGGCGGCGGAGTCCGCCGCTGCCTCGGCGCGGGCTTCTCGCAACTGGAGTCGGTCGTCATGCTGCGGGCGATACTCGCCCACCACCGGATCGCACCCGACCGCGCGCTCCCGGAACGAACCAAGGTGCGCAACATCACGATGGTGCCCGCACGCGGCGCCCGCATCGTCGCCACACCCCGAGTCGATCACTCTTTGTGA
- a CDS encoding ParA family protein: MQITSVVNQKGGVGKTALSVGTAAALAERGRRVLLIDLDPQGHATTEMLGLAEPPPEAPSLAKALTKTWRGPIEELVIAHPRAKVGRGGAFDVIPTSPGMFDLIRRLDQFRVPGWQLARVIQFANYDHVVIDCPPALDVLTNNALVASHGVLVPVQPDRTSIRALRLMREQIGYLEAAVGRPPLVYHGLVPGLYRRPVSAYAAAALRELESFDIPVLAHVPLGVVVNEAASRGIPVTTFAPETAQAAAFREIARVLDTGAAAEATPPNPPEQEFVFEEFIAEVSSARSANDSGARRKLYDLLPKRHRPS, encoded by the coding sequence GTGCAGATCACTTCGGTGGTCAACCAGAAGGGTGGGGTCGGCAAGACGGCCCTGAGCGTCGGGACAGCCGCCGCCCTGGCCGAGCGCGGGCGACGGGTGCTGCTCATCGACCTCGACCCCCAGGGACACGCCACCACCGAGATGTTGGGGCTGGCGGAACCACCTCCGGAGGCGCCGAGCCTCGCCAAGGCCCTGACCAAGACCTGGCGAGGGCCGATCGAGGAACTGGTGATCGCCCACCCTCGGGCCAAGGTCGGCCGAGGCGGCGCGTTCGACGTGATCCCGACCTCGCCCGGCATGTTCGACCTGATCCGGCGGCTCGACCAGTTCCGCGTGCCCGGATGGCAGCTGGCGAGGGTCATCCAGTTCGCGAACTACGACCACGTCGTCATCGACTGCCCGCCCGCGCTGGACGTGCTGACGAACAACGCGCTCGTGGCGAGTCACGGCGTGCTGGTGCCGGTGCAGCCCGACCGCACGAGCATCCGCGCTCTGCGGCTGATGCGCGAGCAGATCGGCTACCTGGAGGCGGCGGTGGGACGGCCACCGCTGGTCTACCACGGTCTCGTTCCGGGTCTGTACCGCAGGCCGGTCTCCGCGTACGCGGCGGCGGCCTTGCGGGAGCTCGAGAGCTTCGACATCCCGGTCCTGGCCCACGTGCCCCTGGGCGTGGTGGTGAACGAGGCCGCGTCCCGCGGGATCCCGGTCACCACGTTCGCTCCGGAGACCGCTCAGGCCGCCGCGTTCCGGGAGATCGCCCGGGTCCTCGACACGGGTGCGGCCGCCGAGGCCACCCCACCGAACCCGCCGGAGCAGGAGTTCGTCTTCGAGGAGTTCATCGCCGAGGTGTCGAGTGCCCGCTCGGCCAACGACAGCGGTGCCCGCCGCAAACTCTACGACCTCCTGCCGAAACGGCACCGCCCCAGCTGA
- a CDS encoding phosphoribosyl-ATP diphosphatase, translating into MKTFDELYAELTERARTRPEGSGTVEALAAGVHAQGKKVLEEAGEVWIAAEYESDERLAEEVSQLLYRVQVLMLGRGLTLEDVYRHL; encoded by the coding sequence GTGAAAACCTTCGACGAGCTGTACGCCGAGTTGACCGAGCGGGCCCGCACCCGCCCCGAAGGATCGGGCACCGTCGAGGCGCTGGCGGCCGGAGTCCATGCGCAGGGCAAGAAGGTGCTGGAAGAGGCCGGCGAGGTCTGGATCGCCGCCGAGTACGAGTCGGACGAGCGGCTGGCGGAGGAGGTCTCCCAGCTGCTGTACCGGGTCCAGGTGCTCATGCTGGGCCGGGGGCTCACGCTCGAGGACGTCTACCGCCACCTGTGA
- a CDS encoding ABC-F family ATP-binding cassette domain-containing protein produces MSSSLSLRVRDLTFSYPDRVVFDGLNLTVGAGRRIGLVGENGVGKSTLLRLLARQLPPQAGEIEGGGDIGFLHQELPFPPTALISDVLDDALREIRAALARLDVLAERLQDDPDESALLDEYGRVLEWAQAHEAWDADRRADLVRAGLGLSALAPSRPLHTLSGGQRCRLALAALLIRAPRTLLLDEPTNHLDDDALTFVEKHLSSVSGIVVLSSHDRVFLDAVCTDIVDLDPALGGPTRYGGAYSEYLEHKRAERARWEQRYAEEQRQLKELRHAVHVTARQVSPNRAPRDNAKMAYDYAGGRVQKQVSRRVRAARLRLSELERDQVRRPPRPLRFTGDLDADLGEPRRLLAARDVAVAGRLAAVSELDVHVGDGSTSRLLVTGGNGAGKSTLLSVLAGRLTPTRGTVERARGVRVGLLEQDVSFPDPTRTPRQLYDTANRDRPAPPLTSLGLLAPRELDRPVGALSVGQRRRVALALLIAHPPHVLLLDEPTNHLSLTLAEELFEALDTAAPAVVLASHDRWLRRRWSGAELALRPV; encoded by the coding sequence ATGTCTTCGTCTCTTTCCCTTCGTGTTCGCGACCTCACGTTCTCCTACCCCGACCGGGTCGTGTTCGACGGACTGAACCTGACCGTCGGAGCAGGCCGCCGGATCGGCCTGGTCGGCGAGAACGGCGTGGGCAAGTCGACGCTGTTGCGCCTGCTGGCCCGGCAGCTCCCGCCGCAGGCGGGCGAGATCGAGGGCGGCGGGGACATCGGCTTCCTGCATCAGGAGCTGCCGTTTCCGCCCACGGCGCTGATCTCCGACGTCCTCGACGACGCGCTGCGCGAGATCCGGGCGGCGCTCGCGCGGCTCGACGTGCTCGCCGAACGTCTGCAGGACGATCCGGACGAATCCGCACTGCTCGACGAGTACGGCCGGGTGCTGGAGTGGGCGCAGGCCCACGAGGCCTGGGACGCCGATCGCCGGGCGGACCTGGTTCGCGCCGGGCTGGGACTGTCGGCGCTCGCCCCGAGTCGCCCGCTTCACACGCTGTCCGGAGGCCAGCGCTGCCGACTCGCCCTCGCCGCACTGCTGATCCGCGCACCGCGGACCCTGCTGCTGGACGAACCGACGAACCACCTCGACGACGACGCTCTGACCTTCGTGGAGAAACACCTGTCGTCGGTGTCCGGCATCGTGGTGCTCTCGTCGCACGACCGCGTGTTCCTCGACGCGGTGTGCACCGACATCGTCGACCTGGATCCGGCGCTGGGCGGTCCGACCCGCTACGGCGGCGCGTATTCCGAGTACCTGGAACACAAGCGTGCCGAACGCGCCCGCTGGGAACAGCGCTATGCGGAGGAGCAGCGGCAGCTGAAGGAGCTACGCCACGCGGTGCACGTCACCGCCCGGCAGGTGTCGCCGAACCGGGCGCCGCGCGACAACGCGAAGATGGCCTACGACTACGCGGGCGGGCGCGTGCAGAAGCAGGTCTCCCGACGGGTCAGGGCCGCCCGGCTGCGACTGTCCGAACTCGAGCGCGACCAGGTACGCCGACCACCGCGGCCGCTCCGGTTCACCGGCGACCTCGACGCCGACCTCGGAGAACCACGCCGGCTCCTCGCCGCACGGGACGTGGCCGTCGCCGGACGCCTGGCGGCGGTGTCCGAACTGGACGTCCACGTCGGTGACGGCTCCACGTCCCGGCTGCTGGTCACGGGAGGCAACGGTGCGGGCAAGTCCACGCTGCTGTCGGTCCTCGCCGGACGCCTCACCCCTACGCGGGGCACGGTCGAGCGTGCCCGAGGCGTGCGGGTGGGACTGCTGGAGCAGGACGTGAGCTTTCCCGACCCCACGCGGACACCCCGGCAGCTCTACGACACCGCGAACCGCGATCGCCCCGCTCCTCCACTGACGTCGTTGGGGCTGCTCGCGCCCCGAGAGCTGGACCGGCCCGTCGGGGCACTGTCCGTCGGGCAACGACGGCGGGTGGCGCTCGCACTGCTCATCGCCCACCCACCGCACGTGCTGCTGCTCGACGAACCGACCAACCACCTCTCGCTGACGCTGGCCGAGGAGCTGTTCGAGGCGCTCGACACCGCCGCCCCCGCGGTGGTGCTGGCCTCACACGACCGTTGGCTCCGCCGCCGGTGGAGCGGTGCGGAACTCGCCCTGCGCCCCGTGTGA
- a CDS encoding HAD family hydrolase: MDEESAVDDVAAVFWDMDGTLVDSEKLWTVALYGAVDWLGGTLTPEQRSALVGANMAVTSRSLLEASGKPADDAAIAEVSDWIRNRIKTLFADAIPWRDGARDALLAVRAAGVPSALVTSTERELTELALRTIGHDMFDVTVCGDEVDGLNKPHPEPYLRAARLLGVDPARCVAVEDSPVGAESAAAAGCTVLVVPHEVPVQPGRRRVFRSSLVGVDVPTLAELARSV, translated from the coding sequence GTGGACGAGGAGTCCGCTGTGGACGATGTCGCTGCCGTGTTCTGGGACATGGACGGGACGCTCGTCGATTCGGAGAAGTTGTGGACGGTCGCCCTGTACGGGGCGGTGGACTGGTTGGGTGGAACGCTGACGCCCGAGCAGAGGTCCGCGCTCGTCGGCGCGAACATGGCGGTGACGTCCCGCTCGTTGTTGGAGGCGTCCGGTAAGCCGGCCGACGACGCCGCCATCGCCGAGGTGTCCGACTGGATCCGGAACCGGATCAAGACGTTGTTCGCCGACGCGATCCCATGGCGTGACGGGGCGAGGGACGCCCTGCTCGCCGTGCGCGCGGCGGGCGTGCCGTCGGCTCTGGTGACCTCGACCGAGCGGGAGCTCACCGAGCTGGCGTTGCGCACCATCGGCCACGACATGTTCGACGTGACGGTCTGCGGGGACGAGGTGGACGGGCTCAACAAGCCGCACCCCGAGCCCTATCTCCGGGCGGCGCGACTGTTGGGAGTCGATCCCGCACGCTGTGTCGCGGTGGAGGACTCGCCCGTGGGGGCGGAGTCCGCAGCCGCCGCGGGCTGCACTGTCCTCGTGGTTCCCCACGAGGTGCCGGTGCAGCCCGGGAGGCGTCGGGTGTTCCGTTCGTCGCTCGTGGGCGTCGACGTCCCAACCCTCGCGGAGCTCGCGCGCTCCGTCTGA
- the hisG gene encoding ATP phosphoribosyltransferase, translated as MLRVAVPNKGALAGPASEMLAEAGYRQRHEQRDLTVPDPANDVEFFFLRPKDIPIYVGSGELDLGITGRDLALDSGAPVDETLSLGFGGSTFRYAAPAGREWSVVDLQGKRLATSYPRLVRDDLARHGVEAEVIRLDGAVEISIQLGVADVIADVVGSGRTLRQHNLVAFGDPICVSEAVLVHRRDGEKSPKIAQLTARLQGVVFAQQYMMLDYNCPRDLLDKATAITPGLESPTVSPLAHTDWVAVRAMVPRKRVNAIMDELAAVGARAVLASDIRASRL; from the coding sequence ATGCTGCGGGTCGCAGTGCCGAACAAGGGAGCGCTGGCGGGGCCGGCGTCGGAGATGCTCGCTGAGGCGGGTTATCGGCAGCGACATGAGCAGCGCGATCTGACCGTGCCCGACCCCGCGAACGACGTCGAGTTCTTCTTCCTCCGGCCGAAGGACATCCCGATCTACGTGGGCTCGGGGGAGCTGGACCTCGGAATCACGGGCCGCGACCTCGCGCTCGATTCGGGTGCTCCGGTGGACGAGACGCTGTCGCTCGGTTTCGGTGGCTCCACGTTCCGCTACGCGGCTCCGGCGGGCCGCGAGTGGTCGGTCGTCGACCTGCAGGGCAAGCGCCTCGCCACGTCGTACCCGAGGCTGGTGCGGGACGACCTCGCCCGGCACGGCGTCGAGGCCGAGGTCATCCGCCTGGACGGGGCCGTGGAGATCTCGATCCAGCTCGGTGTGGCTGACGTGATCGCCGACGTCGTCGGCTCGGGTCGCACTCTGCGGCAACACAACCTCGTGGCCTTCGGCGACCCGATCTGCGTGTCCGAGGCGGTTCTCGTGCATCGCAGGGACGGTGAGAAGTCGCCGAAGATCGCCCAGCTCACCGCACGACTGCAGGGCGTGGTGTTCGCGCAGCAGTACATGATGCTCGACTACAACTGCCCGCGGGACCTGCTGGACAAGGCCACGGCCATCACCCCGGGCCTGGAGTCGCCGACGGTGTCGCCGCTCGCGCACACCGACTGGGTCGCGGTGCGGGCGATGGTGCCTCGCAAACGCGTCAACGCGATCATGGACGAGCTCGCCGCCGTCGGAGCGCGGGCGGTGCTCGCCTCCGACATCCGCGCCAGCCGTCTCTGA
- the mshC gene encoding cysteine--1-D-myo-inosityl 2-amino-2-deoxy-alpha-D-glucopyranoside ligase, whose amino-acid sequence MQTWSSVAVPRVPGSPRPLRLHDTATGQLRPTAPGRLARMYVCGITPYDATHLGHAATYLAFDLVYRLWLDAGHEVHYVQNVTDIDDPLLERAERDDDDWIVLALRETALFREDMEALRVLPPREFVGAVESIPEIVEVIEKLLASGAAYRVDDPEYPDVYFDRSYTGRFGYESGYDEETMRALFPERGGDPDRPGKRDPLDALLWRAEREGEPAWDTSLGRGRPGWHIECSAIALNRLGIGFDVQGGGSDLAFPHHEFSAAHAEALAGEHPFARHYVHAGMIGLDGEKMSKSKGNLVFVSRLRADGVDPSAIRLALFAGHYRSDRAWTDALLAETEARLARWRQAASAPSGPAAEATLDRLRDHLADDLDTPKALAAVDAWVDETLRHGGPDESAPALVRSAADSLLGVVL is encoded by the coding sequence ATGCAGACTTGGTCCTCGGTCGCCGTACCACGTGTTCCCGGAAGCCCGCGCCCCCTGAGGCTCCACGACACGGCCACCGGCCAGCTTCGTCCCACCGCTCCGGGCCGCCTCGCCCGCATGTACGTGTGCGGCATCACGCCGTACGACGCCACGCATCTCGGGCACGCCGCGACCTACCTCGCCTTCGACCTCGTGTACCGGTTGTGGCTGGACGCGGGGCACGAGGTGCACTACGTGCAGAACGTCACCGACATCGACGACCCGTTGCTGGAGCGGGCCGAGCGGGACGACGACGACTGGATCGTGCTGGCCCTGCGGGAGACCGCGCTTTTCCGCGAGGACATGGAAGCCCTGCGGGTGCTGCCGCCGCGGGAGTTCGTCGGCGCGGTGGAGTCGATCCCCGAGATCGTCGAGGTGATCGAGAAACTGCTGGCGAGCGGCGCCGCGTACCGCGTGGACGATCCGGAGTACCCGGACGTCTACTTCGATCGCTCCTACACCGGCCGGTTCGGCTACGAGTCGGGCTACGACGAGGAGACCATGCGCGCGCTCTTCCCCGAGCGTGGCGGCGATCCCGACCGACCGGGCAAGCGCGACCCGCTCGACGCCCTGCTGTGGCGGGCTGAACGCGAGGGCGAGCCGGCCTGGGACACGAGTCTGGGACGCGGTCGTCCCGGCTGGCACATCGAGTGCAGCGCGATCGCGCTCAACCGCCTCGGCATCGGCTTCGACGTGCAGGGCGGTGGTTCGGACCTCGCGTTCCCGCACCACGAGTTCAGTGCCGCCCACGCCGAGGCGCTCGCGGGTGAACATCCGTTCGCGCGCCACTACGTTCACGCGGGAATGATCGGCCTCGACGGCGAGAAGATGTCGAAGTCGAAGGGCAACCTGGTGTTCGTCTCGCGCCTGCGGGCGGACGGCGTCGATCCCTCCGCCATCCGGCTCGCCCTGTTCGCCGGCCACTACCGGTCCGACCGGGCGTGGACGGACGCGCTGCTGGCCGAAACCGAGGCGCGGTTGGCGCGCTGGCGCCAGGCGGCCTCCGCGCCGTCGGGTCCTGCCGCCGAGGCCACCCTCGACCGGTTGCGCGACCACCTCGCCGACGACCTCGACACGCCCAAGGCACTCGCGGCCGTCGACGCGTGGGTCGACGAGACCCTCCGCCACGGCGGACCCGACGAGTCCGCTCCCGCGCTCGTGCGTTCGGCGGCCGACTCGTTGCTGGGCGTGGTGCTGTAG